In one Winogradskyella sp. MH6 genomic region, the following are encoded:
- a CDS encoding phenylacetate--CoA ligase family protein, translated as MQLFDFSLKFNGFDINKAKLALDDIQALHGDEFEDYLNNKRQEIVAFHLQYNSFYKSLGKNISLNDWDSVPVMTKRHLQQPLEQRLSNGYTKDAVYVNKTSGSSGDPFIFAKDKWCHALTWAEIMNRFSWYGIDFNTSKQARFYGIPLDKKGYYKERLKDWFSNRFRFSVFDLSDNAFERVLAKFKSTSFDYINGYTSPIVQFAKYLKRERVILKSVCPTLKVCIVTSEMLFDEDKTLLETQFGVPVVNEYGASELDLIAFQNPDDQWLVNHETLYVEILDDDDNVLPYGQEGRIVITSLYNKAHPFIRYDIGDVGVLSKESMLQKPILKKLIGRTNDIAILPSGKTAAGLTFYYITKSVIENDGNVSEFVIEQLAIDTFKIKYVSRRILTLNEETVVKQEMERYLEPNISIDFERVKILKRTKAGKLKQFVSKLNS; from the coding sequence TTGCAACTATTCGATTTTTCATTAAAATTCAACGGCTTTGATATTAACAAGGCTAAACTAGCTTTGGACGACATTCAGGCACTACATGGTGATGAGTTTGAGGATTATTTAAATAACAAACGTCAAGAGATTGTTGCCTTTCATCTACAATACAATTCCTTCTATAAATCGCTTGGCAAAAATATCTCCCTTAACGATTGGGATTCGGTTCCTGTTATGACCAAACGCCATTTACAACAACCCTTAGAACAACGATTAAGCAATGGTTATACTAAAGATGCTGTTTATGTAAACAAAACCTCTGGAAGTTCTGGAGACCCTTTTATTTTTGCTAAAGATAAATGGTGCCATGCGCTTACTTGGGCAGAAATAATGAATCGGTTTTCTTGGTATGGTATTGATTTTAACACCTCAAAGCAAGCTCGTTTTTATGGTATTCCTCTAGATAAAAAAGGGTATTATAAAGAACGTTTAAAGGACTGGTTTAGTAATCGTTTTCGGTTTTCGGTTTTTGATTTAAGTGATAATGCTTTTGAACGTGTATTAGCAAAGTTTAAATCTACGTCTTTTGACTATATTAATGGTTATACAAGTCCAATAGTGCAATTTGCCAAGTATCTCAAGAGAGAAAGGGTCATTTTAAAATCGGTGTGCCCAACTTTAAAAGTATGCATTGTCACTTCTGAAATGTTGTTTGATGAAGATAAAACACTTTTGGAAACTCAATTTGGTGTTCCAGTAGTTAATGAATATGGCGCTTCCGAGTTAGACCTCATCGCTTTTCAAAATCCTGATGACCAATGGCTAGTTAACCATGAAACACTTTATGTTGAAATATTAGATGATGACGATAATGTACTTCCGTATGGACAAGAAGGCCGAATAGTCATTACTTCACTATATAATAAAGCGCATCCCTTTATCCGTTATGACATAGGAGATGTTGGGGTTTTAAGTAAAGAAAGCATGTTACAGAAACCTATTCTGAAAAAATTAATTGGAAGAACTAATGACATAGCAATCCTTCCTAGTGGCAAGACTGCAGCTGGGCTTACATTTTATTACATTACCAAAAGTGTAATAGAAAATGATGGCAATGTATCCGAATTTGTGATTGAGCAATTGGCTATAGACACCTTTAAAATTAAATATGTTAGTAGAAGGATACTGACACTTAATGAGGAAACAGTAGTAAAGCAAGAAATGGAACGGTATTTAGAACCTAATATCTCTATTGATTTTGAGCGTGTTAAGATTTTAAAACGAACAAAAGCCGGAAAACTAAAACAGTTTGTATCTAAATTAAATTCTTAA
- a CDS encoding glycosyltransferase family 2 protein codes for MDALVSIITPMYNNESVIEKTIQSVINQTYTNWELILIDDCSYDKTTTIVNTFIKKDSRIKVYKHSTNKGAAQARNLGTKKARGNYIAFLDADDLWQIDKLQLQIDLLNRTQSDVCFGSYEWINEKGIPLNVKVNALESLTYKKLLRANYIGNLTGIYNCDSLGKIYTKDLKKRQDWLLWLEALKRSNKPAVGLSETIAYYRITQGSLSSNKLNLIKHNFNAYRKGLGFSVIKSSYYLIMFLYEHLFVKKRLIKNLI; via the coding sequence ATGGATGCTTTAGTTTCTATTATAACACCAATGTACAATAACGAAAGTGTTATAGAAAAAACAATACAAAGTGTCATAAATCAAACTTATACTAATTGGGAGCTTATATTAATTGACGATTGCTCTTATGACAAAACAACAACAATTGTTAATACTTTTATAAAAAAGGACTCCAGAATAAAAGTTTATAAGCATTCTACTAATAAAGGTGCTGCACAAGCAAGAAATCTTGGAACCAAAAAAGCGCGTGGTAATTATATTGCCTTTTTAGATGCTGATGATTTATGGCAAATAGACAAACTTCAACTCCAAATAGATTTACTGAATAGAACCCAATCTGATGTCTGCTTTGGTAGTTATGAATGGATCAATGAAAAAGGAATCCCTTTAAATGTAAAAGTAAACGCATTAGAATCATTAACCTATAAAAAGTTGTTAAGGGCCAACTATATAGGTAACTTAACAGGAATATACAATTGTGACTCTTTAGGAAAAATTTACACCAAAGATTTAAAAAAGAGACAAGATTGGCTACTTTGGTTAGAAGCTTTAAAGAGAAGCAATAAACCAGCAGTTGGACTTTCTGAAACCATTGCGTACTACAGAATTACACAAGGCTCATTATCTTCAAACAAGTTGAATCTTATAAAACACAATTTTAACGCTTATAGGAAAGGTTTGGGCTTCTCTGTTATAAAATCGTCATATTATCTAATCATGTTTCTTTATGAGCATCTATTTGTAAAAAAACGACTCATTAAGAATTTAATTTAG